In Acidobacteriota bacterium, the genomic stretch CCGTGCGCCCCGCCCCCCCCAGCATGAGGTTCAGGAGATGACAGGCCACGTGCGCCTCCCGGGGGAGGGCGGGGCCCGCAATCGCCAGCGACGACGCCCCGGACCGGGCCAGGTCCGCGGCCAGGCGCCCGAGGTCCGGCGCCGCCAGGCCGAGGCGCGGGGGGGCCGTCTCCGGGCCGAAGGGTTCGAGGTCTCCCGGCTCGAGCCCCCCGGGGAGCGGGAACGCGTGCGCCTCGTGGAGCAGGCGGATGAGGGTGAAGACCAGGCGCGCCATCCGGGTCGGCCGCATCCGCCGGCGCTCGTCGGCATTGGCCCCCGTCAGCGTCATCGCCCCCTCCAGGGCCCAGAGGCGGTTCATCCCCTCCCCGTGCGGGGCGGGGGCGCGGCGCCGGGCGAAGGCTCGGACATGCTCGGCGGAGCCGGGGTCCGCCCCCAGGAAATCGGCCTCGAGCGCCAGGATGACGTCGGCACGCTCCACGCGGATGCGGGGGGCCAGGGGCCTGCCGTAGAGGGCCCCGAAGGCGCCCGCCTCCGCCCCTGCCCGGCACGGTTCCCACGCCGCGTGCCGGAGGCCGGGGAGGGCGAAGCCGAGATCGTCGAGGAGTCCCCTCAGGGTGGGGGAGATGACGGCCCCGGTCAGCAGGAGGACCGGCCTGTCGTGAAGGCGCGCGTCCTCGAAGGCGGACCCGAGCGCCCCGAGCGCCTCTTCCCGGGTTGCCGGAATTCCCAGGCGGGAGGGGGCCCGCAGCCGGTCGGGGTCGTAGAGCCCCAGCAGGTCCCCCATCGCCCGCAATCCCGCCTGCCACCCGGGCGCGGGGGAAAGGGGGTTCGGCTCGAGATGGATGGGCCTCCCTTCCCGGGTGCGGATGGTGAGCGCCTGCGCCGTGGTCCCTTCCTGGAAGGTGCTCGAATAGAAGACGGGAACCCCCGGGACGATCTCCCCCGGGGTCCGGGTATACGGAACGACGCTCCCCCGGTCGGCCCTCGAACAGGAAACGCCCGGCAGGAGGGCGGCCGAGGCGGCCAGGAGCGCCAGGAAACGCCGGCGCGAAATGGCGTCGAGCCCCTCCAGCGGGTCCCAGGCTTCCGGCGCCGGTGTCCGGTCGTGCGTGTATGCCTCTTTCACCCCACCCCCCGATGAAACCCCGACGCCCGCGCTAGCGGTGGCAGGCGGCGCAGTGCTCCGGACCTTGTGCGAAACCGCTCTCGGCGACGATCGCCTCCCGCGGATCCCGCGCCCCCTCCGGGTCGCGATGGCACGCCAGGCAGTTCGACATCCGCATCGACATGACCTGCCGCACGAGCTGCATCGACTCCACCTCCCCGTGGCACGTCTGGCACGCGACCCCTCCGTTCACGTGCGGCCGGTGGTCGAAAAAGACATGATCGGGGAGCGCGTGGACCCGCGCCCAGTGGAGGGGCTCCCCTCTATCGTAGACGGTGTGGATCCTGCGGATGTCGGGCGCTTCGGTGCGCGTCACCCGGTGGCAGTTCAGGCACTTCTCGACCGGCGGGATCCCGGCCACCCTCGATTTGGCCGCCCCCGTGTGGCAGTACCGGCAGGGGATCCTGAGACTCCCGGCATGCAGCAGGTGGGAATAGGCCACGGGCTGCTCCGGCTGATACCCCCGCGCGAGCCGGTCCGGCTGCGTGACCCAGCCGACCCCCAGGGAGACCCCGAGCACCGACACGAGCCCCACGGGCAGAACGAATCTGGATAGGTTGAAAATCTCCTTGCCCGATCCGCGCAGGAAGTTCATCCGGTGAATTTTCCAGGTTCAAGACAGAACACAAACGATGCCGGGATCCGCATTCCCGGCGCTGCAGTCCCATTGTTCCATCGGGCGTCACGCCCTGTCAAGGCGGAGATGGGCGCAGGCGCCGCACCGCCGCCAGCTGCCGGCGGTAGAGGGCGCGGATCTCCGCGAGGTCCCCGTCGTAGCGCCCGTCGCTGAAATCTGGGAAGGTCCATTCGAAGGGGTGGTAGCGGCCGGCGCGGTAGCGGGCGGTCAGGTCGGCCCAGACGCCGTCGCCGAGGTAGATCTTCTGCCCCGCCCCCTTGAAGCTGGCCAGGACGATCTTGTGGTGATCGAGGTAGCCCGCGTCCAGGTTCACCCGCCGCCCCTTCCCCGCGGCCAGTTCCTCCTCGACGGCGCTGGACTCGTGCTTGGCCCGGACCAGCCGGCCGGGGGGAACCAGCGGTTCGAACGACACCAGGCGGCGCTTGAGGCCCGGCCCCATCTCCGGTTCGTAGTAGTCGGTCAGATCGAAAGGCCGGTCCGCCCCGATGAAGTCGGTACCCCCCCACAGGGCGCGCAAACGCTCGAGCGCCGCGCCGAGCGCCTCCTCGCCCGCCCATAGGACGGCGACGAAAAGCTTGACCGGGTCAACGTCGCGCGGCCGTGCCATCGGCTCCCCCCCGTTCCCCGAGAATGGAAAGCGCGCGGGCAAGCAGCGCCGGCGCCATCCGGAACTCCGCGGCGACGCGGGCGGCCCACTCCCCCTCCGGCACGCGGCTGCGCTCGGTCGCTTCGCCGCGGGTGACCTGCAGCATCGACCCGCGCACGTAGACATGCCCGGACTCCGTCGCGCGAACGAGCAGGGGGTAGCGCATCATCTCCCATCCGAAGGAGGCGTCCCAGGCCCGGTGAAACCGCGCGCGGTCCACGGGCACGCGCTTGTACGTCAGCCGATGGGTCCGCGTGCCGCCCCGGATCGTGCCGAGTCCGATCCGCTCCCCCGCGGGGTCGGGCGAGAGGACCAGGCGCCCCCTCCCCGTCGTGAAAGCGCGGTCCCCGCCCGGCTCGAGCGGGAGGGGATCGACGATCAGGTACCCCGGGTCGAGCAGGTGCGGCACGCCTTCGATCCATACGACGAGGGCGCAGTGGGTGTCGGGTCCGTAGGGACGGTCGGCCAGGATCGCCTCCGCCCGC encodes the following:
- a CDS encoding cytochrome c3 family protein, with protein sequence MNFLRGSGKEIFNLSRFVLPVGLVSVLGVSLGVGWVTQPDRLARGYQPEQPVAYSHLLHAGSLRIPCRYCHTGAAKSRVAGIPPVEKCLNCHRVTRTEAPDIRRIHTVYDRGEPLHWARVHALPDHVFFDHRPHVNGGVACQTCHGEVESMQLVRQVMSMRMSNCLACHRDPEGARDPREAIVAESGFAQGPEHCAACHR
- a CDS encoding DUF4416 family protein; this encodes MARPRDVDPVKLFVAVLWAGEEALGAALERLRALWGGTDFIGADRPFDLTDYYEPEMGPGLKRRLVSFEPLVPPGRLVRAKHESSAVEEELAAGKGRRVNLDAGYLDHHKIVLASFKGAGQKIYLGDGVWADLTARYRAGRYHPFEWTFPDFSDGRYDGDLAEIRALYRRQLAAVRRLRPSPP